One stretch of Nitrosococcus watsonii C-113 DNA includes these proteins:
- a CDS encoding glycosyltransferase yields MLRVLHIGKFFPPFAGGMEYFLRDLLVALSRQGIEVAALVHDHLSPRQRRCSHYSDPAEWPFPVYRAPCHDRVLYAPVSPQFPFWLQKTIRDFKPDLLHLHLPNTSAFWAMVVPVARRLPWIIHWHADVVASPHDRLLRLAYPFYRPFEQRLLKDASAIIATSPPYLDSSLALRLWRDKCHIIPLGLDPSRLPEPSETEQTTAHRLWGDGARLRVLTVGRLTYYKGHEVLLHAIQPLPEVRLVVVGAGEGERKLRMLIAKLALEGRVSLQGGCTEAQRNALLATCDILCLPSIERTEAFGVALLEAMRFAKLIVASRIKGSGVGWVVADGETGILCPPQDPASLTQALGDLLHAPEKRESFGKAGKQRFRQYFQIDRIAERTAALYFRVRKKMPGLRKLREG; encoded by the coding sequence ATGTTACGGGTTCTCCATATTGGTAAATTTTTCCCACCTTTCGCTGGTGGGATGGAGTATTTTCTGCGGGACTTATTAGTAGCTTTATCCCGGCAAGGTATTGAGGTGGCAGCGTTGGTTCACGATCATCTCTCGCCTCGGCAACGGCGCTGTTCCCATTATTCCGATCCCGCCGAATGGCCCTTCCCCGTTTATCGCGCCCCCTGCCATGACCGTGTTCTCTACGCCCCGGTCAGTCCCCAATTCCCTTTCTGGTTGCAGAAAACTATCCGGGATTTTAAACCAGACCTTTTGCACCTGCACCTTCCCAATACCTCCGCTTTTTGGGCCATGGTGGTGCCAGTGGCCCGGCGGCTGCCCTGGATTATCCATTGGCATGCTGATGTGGTCGCATCCCCCCATGATAGGCTTTTGAGGCTAGCCTATCCTTTTTACCGTCCCTTTGAGCAACGTCTTCTGAAAGATGCTTCGGCTATCATTGCCACTTCGCCTCCCTATCTTGACAGTAGCCTGGCATTAAGGCTCTGGCGAGACAAGTGCCATATTATTCCCCTTGGCCTCGATCCGTCCCGCTTGCCGGAACCTAGTGAAACCGAGCAAACAACGGCCCATCGGCTGTGGGGAGATGGGGCGCGCTTGCGGGTGCTTACCGTGGGTCGTTTGACCTACTACAAGGGGCATGAGGTGTTACTGCATGCTATTCAGCCCCTGCCAGAAGTCCGCTTGGTAGTGGTTGGCGCTGGCGAAGGGGAAAGGAAACTGCGTATGCTGATTGCAAAGTTAGCCTTGGAAGGGCGGGTCAGCTTGCAGGGTGGCTGCACGGAGGCGCAGCGCAATGCGCTATTGGCAACCTGTGATATCTTGTGCTTGCCTTCCATCGAGCGGACCGAAGCCTTTGGAGTCGCGCTTTTAGAAGCCATGAGGTTTGCAAAGCTGATAGTCGCCAGCAGGATAAAGGGCTCTGGCGTGGGTTGGGTTGTCGCCGATGGGGAAACGGGAATATTGTGTCCCCCTCAAGACCCGGCTAGCTTAACCCAAGCCCTTGGGGATTTGTTGCACGCGCCTGAAAAACGGGAATCCTTTGGTAAGGCGGGGAAGCAGCGCTTCCGTCAGTATTTTCAAATCGATCGCATTGCGGAAAGAACAGCCGCGCTTTATTTTCGTGTGAGAAAGAAGATGCCCGGACTTCGGAAATTGAGAGAGGGATAA
- a CDS encoding BrnT family toxin: MKPISWNPEKNILLKAQRGVSFEDVVFHIMAGDILDTIDHPNQEHYHGQQIHVIAIEGYVYLVPFVESEDEVFLKTIIPSRKATKPYQGGNK, translated from the coding sequence ATGAAGCCAATCTCCTGGAATCCGGAAAAGAACATCCTTCTGAAAGCTCAGAGAGGAGTTTCTTTTGAAGATGTGGTATTCCACATTATGGCCGGCGATATCCTCGACACAATTGACCACCCGAATCAGGAGCATTACCACGGCCAGCAGATTCACGTGATTGCTATTGAAGGATATGTATACCTCGTTCCGTTTGTCGAGTCGGAGGATGAGGTTTTCTTGAAGACAATTATTCCGAGCCGGAAAGCTACCAAGCCCTACCAAGGTGGTAATAAATGA
- a CDS encoding YnfA family protein, whose product MPELKTVGLFLITALAEIVGCYLAYLWFREGKTIWLLVPCALSLGAFVWLLSLHLTAAGRVYAAYGGVYIVMAILWLWVVNGIRPTTWDLVGSAVALLGMAIIMFAPRAT is encoded by the coding sequence TTGCCTGAGCTGAAGACTGTTGGCTTGTTTCTCATCACTGCATTAGCGGAGATTGTCGGCTGCTACTTAGCATATCTTTGGTTTCGGGAAGGCAAAACAATCTGGCTTTTGGTACCCTGCGCTTTGAGTTTGGGGGCTTTCGTATGGTTGCTGTCGCTGCATCTAACCGCAGCGGGCAGGGTCTATGCAGCCTATGGTGGAGTTTATATTGTCATGGCGATCCTGTGGTTATGGGTAGTCAATGGAATTCGGCCAACCACATGGGATTTAGTGGGATCTGCGGTGGCGCTTTTGGGTATGGCAATTATTATGTTCGCACCTCGCGCCACATAG
- the gspG gene encoding type II secretion system major pseudopilin GspG: MQLKKVGSTGSFGFTLIELLVVLVILGLLAGLVGPQVMKYLGGAKTDSARLQIEDLAATLELYRLEVGRYPSTEEGLQALVEAPPGANRWNGPYLKKKQVPADPWGYEYHYRSPGEHGAFDIYSLGADNSEGGEGEDQDVVSWK; this comes from the coding sequence ATGCAATTAAAGAAAGTAGGCTCTACCGGTAGCTTTGGTTTTACCCTCATCGAGTTATTGGTGGTGCTGGTTATTCTGGGTTTATTGGCGGGCCTCGTTGGACCCCAAGTAATGAAATATTTAGGCGGCGCGAAGACGGATTCGGCTCGCCTCCAAATTGAGGATTTAGCCGCTACCCTTGAACTCTACCGGTTGGAAGTAGGACGTTATCCCAGTACCGAGGAGGGGCTCCAGGCGCTGGTGGAAGCGCCCCCTGGAGCCAACCGTTGGAATGGCCCCTATTTAAAGAAAAAGCAGGTGCCAGCAGATCCGTGGGGATATGAGTATCATTACCGCTCGCCAGGTGAGCATGGTGCTTTCGATATTTATTCCCTGGGTGCGGACAATTCCGAAGGGGGTGAGGGTGAAGATCAGGATGTCGTTAGCTGGAAATAA
- a CDS encoding type IV pilus modification PilV family protein, with the protein MIKGQRGFSLLEVLVAFAILGVALGVLLQIFATGMRATTLSEDYTYAASLAETKLATIGVEAPYLEGIEEGRFDQKYSWRTTILPYEEPQEALEELERRQISQGGGFDNNLMNLSVLPYRVRVEVFWETGGGKVREVALETLRLGSMLP; encoded by the coding sequence TTGATTAAGGGCCAGAGGGGATTTTCTTTACTTGAAGTATTAGTAGCCTTCGCTATTCTGGGAGTCGCGCTGGGAGTGCTACTCCAGATTTTTGCCACCGGGATGCGAGCCACCACATTATCGGAAGACTATACCTATGCTGCTTCGCTTGCGGAGACTAAGCTTGCGACTATTGGGGTGGAGGCGCCCTATTTAGAAGGCATTGAGGAGGGAAGATTCGACCAGAAATATAGCTGGCGTACCACCATCCTTCCCTATGAGGAACCACAGGAAGCACTGGAAGAGCTAGAAAGACGGCAAATAAGCCAGGGAGGAGGCTTTGATAATAACCTGATGAATCTCTCTGTCCTTCCTTATCGGGTCAGAGTAGAAGTGTTTTGGGAAACAGGAGGGGGTAAAGTGCGAGAGGTTGCTCTCGAAACTTTACGTTTAGGATCAATGCTACCCTAG
- a CDS encoding GspH/FimT family protein, producing MAVKRSSALLFQREGIVFPRGGWHQPQRAFTLLELLVVLALAAILMALVPPLLQGGVANAELKSTARKLAAALKYVRSQAITHHQEAVLVVDLERRYFMMTGKKRRYPIPDNLEISLVTARSELDSDRIGKIRFFPDGTSTGGRITVAQGKSKYGVDINWLTGQVAILD from the coding sequence ATGGCGGTGAAAAGGTCTTCCGCCCTTCTCTTCCAGCGGGAGGGGATTGTCTTCCCGAGAGGGGGGTGGCACCAGCCCCAGCGGGCATTTACCCTGCTCGAATTGCTGGTAGTTTTGGCTCTTGCGGCGATATTAATGGCTTTGGTGCCGCCTTTATTGCAAGGAGGCGTCGCCAACGCCGAGTTGAAAAGTACCGCCCGGAAATTGGCGGCAGCCCTAAAATACGTTCGCAGCCAAGCCATTACTCACCACCAGGAAGCCGTTTTGGTAGTAGATTTGGAACGTCGCTATTTTATGATGACCGGCAAAAAACGTCGCTATCCAATTCCGGATAATCTGGAAATCTCCCTCGTTACTGCCCGTTCCGAATTGGATAGCGATCGTATCGGCAAAATCCGTTTCTTCCCCGATGGCACTTCCACCGGTGGTCGTATTACGGTTGCCCAGGGCAAGAGCAAATACGGGGTTGATATTAATTGGCTGACCGGTCAGGTGGCCATTCTTGATTAA
- a CDS encoding reverse transcriptase domain-containing protein — translation MKIFYERLLEKNKHRFSSFSYAYQSDRNVHFAIQDIWLDVSRDARTFIAEFDFSDFFGSISHEYLRKQFDCNGFYISDKERAVIDAFLKSREVGIPQGTSISLFLANLVCWQLDQEFERTGLKFARYADDTVIWSQSYQRICDAFTIINDFSVVTGIKINPKKSDGISLLTRPGLPAELANTKISIDFLGYSISVDSVSIKKSSVQKIQQQISYLLYRNLLQPLRGKKLRGLVIPANGKDPALLTAMLQIRRYLYGGLTSQQLRNYINSRSKRIHFKGIMSFYPLINDTEQLRFLDGWLVSAIFRAVQSRSKLFKKWKHDQSHQSHITKRLSGTFYRAGVRQNVLQLRR, via the coding sequence TTGAAGATTTTTTACGAGCGGCTTCTTGAGAAGAATAAACATAGGTTTAGCTCGTTCTCCTACGCTTACCAAAGCGACCGGAACGTGCATTTCGCGATCCAGGACATCTGGCTTGATGTGTCGCGCGATGCTAGAACATTCATTGCTGAGTTCGATTTTTCGGACTTCTTTGGGTCGATTTCTCATGAGTACCTTCGGAAGCAATTCGACTGCAATGGCTTCTACATCAGCGATAAAGAGCGCGCTGTTATCGATGCATTCTTGAAGTCACGTGAAGTTGGGATTCCGCAGGGTACGTCAATCTCTCTGTTCTTGGCGAACTTGGTTTGCTGGCAGCTTGATCAGGAGTTTGAACGGACGGGGCTCAAGTTTGCTAGGTACGCGGACGATACGGTGATTTGGAGTCAGAGCTATCAGCGCATCTGCGATGCTTTTACCATTATCAACGATTTCTCGGTCGTAACTGGCATCAAGATAAACCCTAAGAAGTCCGATGGAATCAGCCTTCTCACACGTCCAGGATTGCCTGCAGAGCTAGCAAATACAAAGATCTCCATTGACTTCTTGGGCTATTCAATTTCAGTGGATTCCGTCAGCATTAAGAAATCTTCGGTACAGAAGATTCAGCAGCAGATTTCATATCTTCTCTATCGAAATCTCTTGCAACCGTTGAGAGGGAAGAAGCTCCGTGGGCTCGTCATTCCGGCTAACGGGAAGGACCCGGCGCTGCTTACAGCAATGCTGCAAATTCGCCGTTATCTATATGGCGGGCTGACAAGCCAGCAGCTCCGGAACTACATCAATAGTCGATCAAAGCGCATACACTTCAAAGGGATCATGAGCTTCTACCCGCTAATTAATGACACAGAGCAATTACGATTCCTTGATGGATGGCTGGTGTCGGCAATCTTCAGAGCAGTTCAGTCGAGGTCGAAACTATTTAAGAAGTGGAAACACGATCAATCACATCAGTCGCACATAACAAAGCGCTTGAGCGGGACATTTTACCGCGCTGGCGTACGGCAAAACGTCCTTCAGCTTAGGCGTTAG
- a CDS encoding SAM-dependent methyltransferase, protein MPWGRTFQEYVGMFALSEEDLTRPILGCGDDPASFNAELTRRGGTVVSVDPLYAFGADEISRRVDETFDIVMEQIRQNEDEFVWDPIRSVNELGKVRMAAMQDFLSDYPQGRADGRYLRGSAPDLNFADGSFGLALSSHFLFLYSDHLDGKFHIDTISELCRVCGETRIFPLLQLGATPSPHVEPVVEHFRAEGYEVMQVRVPYEFQRGGNQMLKIRKVENGTTRVNSK, encoded by the coding sequence ATGCCTTGGGGCCGTACGTTTCAAGAATACGTGGGAATGTTTGCACTTTCGGAAGAGGATCTCACCAGACCGATTCTTGGGTGTGGTGACGATCCAGCCAGCTTCAACGCGGAATTGACAAGGCGTGGGGGCACGGTTGTCTCTGTGGATCCTCTCTACGCATTCGGCGCGGATGAGATCAGTCGGCGAGTAGACGAGACGTTTGATATCGTCATGGAGCAAATACGTCAGAACGAAGATGAGTTCGTTTGGGACCCTATCCGCTCCGTTAATGAACTGGGAAAAGTCCGAATGGCGGCGATGCAGGACTTTCTTTCGGATTACCCACAAGGCAGGGCTGATGGGAGATACCTTCGGGGCTCCGCTCCAGACTTGAATTTCGCTGACGGCAGTTTCGGCCTCGCCCTGTCCTCGCACTTCTTGTTTCTCTATAGTGACCACTTAGATGGCAAGTTCCACATCGATACTATCTCAGAGTTGTGCCGCGTGTGCGGAGAAACAAGGATATTCCCGCTGCTCCAACTAGGTGCCACACCCTCTCCCCATGTAGAACCGGTGGTGGAGCATTTTCGGGCTGAGGGGTACGAGGTGATGCAGGTCAGAGTGCCCTATGAATTCCAGCGGGGAGGGAATCAGATGCTGAAGATCAGAAAAGTCGAAAATGGCACAACTAGAGTGAATTCAAAATGA
- a CDS encoding transposase, protein MKRQEYLEKLRAEHRMRGFKNLIYIDETGFDAPCYRDMGWVTKGQKILGLVSGKRKRRTNLIMAQRHNASGRQKKWLAPILFEGSCTAALVETWIERCLMKKLDEPTIIVMDNASFHKHKRIQKFVAPAYHMVIPLPPYSPDFNPIEKTFGAMKKRRKSIPQNTTIDQLILSYNSMK, encoded by the coding sequence ATGAAAAGGCAGGAGTATTTGGAAAAGCTCCGCGCCGAGCATCGCATGAGGGGCTTTAAGAACCTGATTTACATTGATGAGACTGGCTTTGATGCGCCTTGCTATAGAGATATGGGCTGGGTAACAAAGGGGCAAAAAATTCTTGGTCTTGTGAGCGGAAAACGCAAGCGCAGAACCAATCTGATCATGGCGCAACGTCACAATGCATCGGGACGTCAGAAAAAATGGCTGGCTCCCATCCTTTTTGAAGGCTCATGTACAGCAGCTCTTGTGGAAACATGGATTGAGCGATGCCTGATGAAAAAGCTGGATGAACCCACCATCATCGTCATGGATAACGCCAGCTTCCACAAGCATAAACGTATTCAGAAGTTCGTGGCGCCGGCTTATCACATGGTCATACCATTGCCGCCTTACTCGCCAGACTTTAACCCCATAGAAAAAACATTCGGCGCCATGAAAAAAAGGAGAAAATCCATCCCTCAAAACACAACAATCGACCAACTTATATTGTCTTATAATTCAATGAAATGA
- a CDS encoding nuclear transport factor 2 family protein: MSNNLDVIRSLYKAFAGGDIPAVLAVFSPDMHWTEAEGGPYGGVFIGPDAILENVFMKLGEEWDGFAAVPGEFVADGSTVVVLGQYSGSYKATGKSFKAPFAHVWKFKDGKVVSFHQYTDTVVHQRPLQA, encoded by the coding sequence ATGAGCAACAATTTAGATGTTATACGTAGCTTGTACAAGGCATTTGCTGGTGGTGACATCCCTGCAGTTTTGGCAGTATTTTCTCCAGACATGCATTGGACTGAGGCTGAGGGCGGGCCTTATGGTGGCGTCTTTATCGGGCCGGATGCAATCTTAGAGAATGTCTTTATGAAGCTCGGCGAGGAGTGGGATGGTTTTGCTGCAGTGCCTGGCGAGTTTGTGGCAGACGGTTCCACCGTCGTAGTGCTCGGCCAGTACAGCGGCTCCTACAAGGCTACGGGTAAAAGCTTCAAAGCCCCGTTTGCCCACGTCTGGAAGTTTAAGGATGGAAAAGTGGTCTCGTTTCATCAATACACAGACACGGTTGTCCATCAACGTCCATTGCAGGCTTAA
- a CDS encoding glutamate synthase-related protein, producing the protein MAKAKIAARVPKQVNSEPGEYYWCACGRSKQQPFCDGSHVGTGIKPVAFTVEEGTSEWLCMCKQTGNAPYCDGTHKTLPPDVTELAIPDRRPKAESPAPVNTPEEPTVEFIHSLAKHGLKYYGPQGKMDAMGVPRSHLPDWGDIQILTAQLARTPMQEDAPVDAGLIIGPHAKRPLHLDLPLFVSDMSFGALSEEAKTALARGAELAGTGIASGEGGMLPAEQQANSRYMFELASAKFGYSESLLTRIQAFHFKAGQAAKTGTGGHLPGVKVSEEIASVRGIPVGKDAVSPSIFPDLKVPHDFKEFADYVREVSGGIPIGFKMSAQHIEKDIDFALEASADYIILDGRGGGTGAAPLLFRDNIAVPTIPALARARRHLQATGREDVTLIITGGLRTPDDFIKALCLGADGIAVANSAIQAIGCVGARICHTNNCPTGIATQKEELRARLDVDVAAERLARFFRSSTELMKVMARACGHTRLSDFKTDDITSWKKSMADLAGIRYAGLAAD; encoded by the coding sequence ATGGCGAAAGCAAAGATAGCGGCTCGTGTTCCGAAACAGGTGAATTCGGAACCGGGCGAATACTATTGGTGTGCTTGTGGGAGATCGAAGCAACAACCGTTTTGTGATGGCTCCCATGTTGGGACCGGTATCAAACCGGTTGCGTTCACAGTTGAGGAAGGGACCAGTGAATGGCTGTGCATGTGCAAACAAACAGGCAATGCTCCCTATTGTGATGGGACGCATAAAACTTTGCCGCCGGATGTAACGGAGCTGGCAATACCCGATAGGAGACCCAAAGCGGAATCTCCGGCTCCAGTCAATACGCCAGAAGAACCAACGGTAGAGTTTATTCATTCATTGGCTAAACACGGTCTAAAATACTATGGGCCGCAAGGTAAAATGGATGCGATGGGTGTGCCGCGCTCCCATCTGCCGGACTGGGGGGATATACAAATTCTTACAGCACAGCTTGCCCGTACGCCTATGCAAGAGGATGCTCCCGTTGATGCAGGGCTTATCATCGGCCCCCATGCAAAAAGGCCCTTGCATCTTGATCTACCCCTTTTCGTCTCAGATATGAGTTTCGGCGCCCTATCGGAAGAAGCCAAAACTGCGTTGGCGCGTGGTGCGGAGTTGGCTGGAACCGGTATCGCTTCTGGCGAGGGCGGTATGCTGCCTGCAGAACAACAAGCTAATTCACGTTATATGTTTGAGCTCGCATCAGCTAAGTTTGGCTATAGCGAGTCGCTGTTGACACGTATTCAAGCGTTTCATTTCAAGGCCGGCCAGGCCGCAAAAACCGGAACCGGTGGGCATCTGCCGGGAGTCAAGGTCAGCGAGGAGATTGCCTCAGTACGCGGTATACCCGTCGGGAAAGACGCGGTGTCTCCCTCCATTTTTCCGGATCTCAAGGTACCCCATGATTTCAAGGAATTTGCTGACTATGTGCGTGAGGTATCTGGTGGGATTCCAATCGGTTTCAAGATGTCGGCCCAGCACATCGAAAAAGACATCGATTTTGCCCTGGAAGCTTCTGCTGATTACATTATCTTGGACGGAAGAGGCGGCGGTACGGGTGCAGCCCCACTTTTGTTTCGTGACAACATAGCTGTTCCTACGATACCGGCGCTCGCGCGTGCTCGTCGGCATTTGCAAGCTACGGGCCGTGAGGATGTCACCTTGATCATTACGGGTGGATTGCGTACACCGGATGATTTCATCAAAGCGCTGTGCTTGGGAGCAGACGGCATTGCGGTAGCCAATAGCGCAATTCAAGCTATTGGTTGCGTGGGTGCTCGAATATGCCATACCAATAATTGCCCAACGGGCATTGCTACACAGAAAGAAGAGCTACGCGCGCGGCTCGATGTCGATGTGGCTGCGGAACGTCTCGCTCGATTCTTTCGCTCGTCAACCGAGCTCATGAAGGTCATGGCCCGAGCATGTGGCCACACCAGGCTGAGCGACTTTAAGACGGATGATATCACCTCATGGAAGAAGTCCATGGCGGACCTTGCTGGTATTCGGTATGCTGGCCTCGCAGCCGATTAA
- a CDS encoding VOC family protein: MARFPFFHSYIGIQPAAGGEIVRHADKKPGIHHLALWARNRREVDRFHQEFLLANDVNVTDAPTEYPTYTPGYYAVFFDDPFTGIHFELAHTPLIPSIPAYLKWRKTLKQEWKQHLEMKEPLWKAAMRDLPK, from the coding sequence ATGGCGCGGTTCCCATTCTTTCACAGTTACATCGGTATTCAGCCTGCCGCAGGCGGCGAGATCGTTCGACATGCCGATAAAAAGCCGGGGATCCATCATCTTGCGCTATGGGCAAGAAATCGTCGTGAAGTAGACCGCTTCCACCAAGAATTTCTGTTGGCAAACGATGTCAATGTTACCGATGCGCCAACAGAATACCCTACCTACACGCCCGGCTACTACGCAGTGTTTTTTGATGATCCGTTTACGGGAATACACTTCGAGCTTGCCCATACACCTCTGATCCCGTCCATTCCCGCCTATCTCAAGTGGCGCAAGACGCTTAAGCAAGAGTGGAAGCAGCATCTGGAAATGAAAGAGCCGCTGTGGAAAGCAGCGATGCGGGATCTACCAAAATGA
- a CDS encoding cation:proton antiporter, with translation MMEYLIQIILLLATAITVVVVFQRFHIPTSLGYLLVGIVLGPHTIGPVVSMPELEALAEFGVVFLLFTIGLNFSLPQIHALRHQVLGLGTGQVAFTTLVVGLIAWLAGFPVAAAFVFGAVFAQSSTIIIASLLTEQGEENTQHGRLGLAMSVFQDVTAVPFLVVIPVLGMPVTADVLAGTLGLALTKAVFAFALVFFVGRWLLGPLFHVVSERRSVEIFTLAVLLIALFAAWITNSLGLSLAFGGFLAGMILGETEFRHQVESSIRPFRDVLLGLFFIGIGMRFNPAAILPIWHWTLLGALLIVTSKTLIVAAMVRGTGIDIRVAWRTGLMLSVGGEFGLALIAIALDSGVVAMELGQIAITSVLLSMIAGALLIRFNSTIVNWLVKTPRAITHDTAELQEAPEQQVVIGSYGRVGHTIAILLHSCGVPFVAFDTDPKRVVQGRADGHAVWFGDIADPGLLSSIHVERASLVVVAVDNPDTALGVLSYINRTCPQVPVIVRARDLETSTRLLAAGAAHAYPEAIESSLRLSVTAMQMLNVASDEIDEMVQGVRDRGYRPVLEDETSEP, from the coding sequence ATGATGGAATATCTCATCCAGATTATCCTGCTTTTGGCTACGGCGATCACTGTCGTGGTTGTTTTTCAGCGCTTTCATATCCCGACCAGTTTGGGATACCTGTTGGTAGGAATAGTGCTTGGGCCGCACACGATCGGACCGGTAGTTTCAATGCCGGAGCTGGAAGCGCTGGCCGAATTTGGAGTTGTTTTTTTGTTATTCACCATAGGACTTAATTTCTCTCTGCCCCAAATACACGCATTGCGACACCAGGTTCTCGGACTGGGTACCGGGCAGGTAGCCTTTACTACTTTGGTGGTCGGGTTGATAGCGTGGCTTGCAGGATTTCCGGTTGCCGCCGCATTCGTGTTTGGCGCTGTTTTCGCCCAATCTTCCACTATCATCATTGCCAGTCTGCTCACTGAGCAGGGCGAGGAAAATACTCAGCATGGCCGACTCGGGCTTGCAATGTCGGTTTTTCAGGACGTTACAGCCGTTCCATTTCTCGTAGTCATTCCTGTGCTGGGTATGCCGGTCACAGCGGATGTGCTAGCGGGAACGCTGGGCCTGGCCCTTACAAAGGCCGTGTTTGCCTTCGCGCTTGTCTTTTTTGTCGGACGCTGGTTGCTGGGGCCCTTGTTTCATGTGGTTTCCGAGCGCAGATCAGTTGAAATTTTTACCTTGGCTGTACTATTAATTGCTTTGTTCGCCGCCTGGATCACCAATAGCCTGGGTTTGTCGCTGGCATTTGGTGGGTTTCTTGCTGGGATGATACTGGGCGAAACAGAGTTTCGTCACCAGGTAGAGTCAAGCATCCGTCCCTTTCGGGATGTACTATTGGGCCTGTTTTTTATCGGCATTGGCATGCGTTTCAACCCGGCGGCGATACTCCCCATATGGCACTGGACTCTGCTGGGCGCGTTGCTTATTGTAACGAGTAAGACGCTGATTGTTGCCGCCATGGTGCGTGGGACGGGGATCGATATCCGTGTGGCGTGGCGAACCGGACTGATGCTGAGTGTGGGTGGTGAATTTGGACTTGCTCTTATCGCTATCGCACTCGATTCCGGTGTGGTTGCCATGGAGCTGGGGCAAATTGCCATCACTTCCGTGCTTCTATCGATGATTGCTGGCGCTCTGCTGATCCGTTTCAATAGCACTATAGTGAATTGGTTAGTCAAAACGCCTCGGGCAATAACCCATGATACAGCGGAATTACAGGAGGCGCCGGAACAACAAGTGGTGATTGGCAGCTATGGGCGCGTGGGCCACACCATCGCCATTTTATTGCACTCATGCGGCGTTCCCTTTGTGGCTTTTGATACTGATCCGAAGCGGGTAGTCCAAGGGCGAGCGGATGGACATGCGGTCTGGTTCGGTGATATTGCTGATCCAGGATTACTGTCTTCCATTCATGTAGAAAGGGCTTCCCTGGTCGTGGTTGCCGTTGACAATCCCGACACTGCATTAGGTGTGCTGTCGTATATAAATAGAACCTGCCCACAGGTGCCGGTGATTGTACGGGCACGGGATCTGGAAACCAGTACACGCCTGCTTGCTGCCGGTGCTGCTCACGCTTATCCAGAAGCGATT
- a CDS encoding IS630 transposase-related protein yields the protein MTYSLDLREAALSYIKNGGSKVEASRLFGFSRSTLYRWLDMEDLTPKIHGSRDRKIDKEALKKHVKDHPDMFLHERAEIFGVAVSGMHYALKRLGIVKKRARV from the coding sequence ATGACTTATTCACTTGATTTGAGAGAGGCCGCGCTCTCGTACATAAAAAACGGCGGCAGTAAGGTTGAAGCATCCCGTCTTTTTGGTTTTTCCCGCTCTACTCTATACAGATGGCTTGATATGGAAGATTTAACCCCGAAAATTCATGGTTCGAGAGATCGCAAGATTGATAAAGAGGCTTTAAAGAAACATGTTAAGGACCATCCCGATATGTTCTTGCATGAGCGTGCTGAGATTTTTGGCGTTGCTGTGAGCGGAATGCACTATGCGCTCAAGCGCTTGGGCATCGTAAAAAAAAGAGCGCGGGTATAG
- a CDS encoding DUF768 domain-containing protein, which yields MARETGPEYDAEDRWAVMSKRFLRWAETWIEENIPPGANTDIESHKARAKRLMEKMFAEAAAANFSDFETEEEWERIAPQVLAAVSDETDFDYDAFTLKYLLAQETEDGD from the coding sequence ATGGCCCGGGAAACCGGCCCCGAATACGATGCAGAAGATAGGTGGGCAGTTATGAGCAAGCGCTTCCTGAGGTGGGCTGAGACTTGGATCGAGGAAAACATCCCTCCCGGCGCCAATACCGACATCGAGAGCCACAAAGCGCGGGCAAAGCGGCTGATGGAGAAAATGTTTGCCGAGGCGGCCGCAGCGAACTTCTCAGACTTCGAGACCGAGGAGGAGTGGGAGCGCATAGCGCCCCAGGTTCTGGCCGCGGTCTCGGACGAGACCGATTTCGACTACGATGCCTTTACGCTCAAGTATCTACTGGCTCAGGAAACTGAAGACGGCGACTGA